Proteins from one Pleuronectes platessa chromosome 16, fPlePla1.1, whole genome shotgun sequence genomic window:
- the colgalt1a gene encoding procollagen galactosyltransferase 1, whose amino-acid sequence MPGANLRWLSAAPPLLLLLTCCPPARAYFAEERWSPESPLLAPRVLLALICRNSEHSLPYFLGTIERLNYPKDRMALWVATDHNEDNTTAVLRDWLVKVQNLYHNVEWRPKEEPRRYTDEEGPKQWTDLRYDHVMKLRQVALDSAREMWADFFMLADCDNLLTNPDTVWKLMQENKTIIAPMLESRAAYSNFWCGMTSQGYYKRTPAYLPMRKRVRKGCFAVPMVHSTFLIDLRKEASTQLAFHPPHPEYNWAFDDIIVFAFSARMADVQMFVCNRETYGYFPVPLRSHNTLRDEADSFLHSVLEVNVRNAPVKPSKFIRVPTKQPDKLGFDEVFMINLPRRTDRRDRMMRTLYEQEIACKVIAAVDGKAMNISEINAMGIHMLPGYSDPYHGRPLTKGELGCFLSHHKIWKEIAERRLPISLVIEDDLRFEIFFKRRLMNLMSEVQDEGLDWDLIYIGRKRMQVDHPEKAVPNIHNIVEADYSYWTLGYMISLQGAEKLLKAEPLKRILPVDEFLPIMFDKHPVSDYMEQFESRDLKAFSAEPLLVYPTHYTGDSGYISDTETSTVWDNDKVRTDWDRARSGKTGEQAEISTEAQNSDVLQSPLDSAARDEL is encoded by the exons ATGCCCGGTGCCAACTTGCGCTGGCTCTCCGCCGCTCCgccgctcctcctgctcctgaccTGCTGCCCTCCAGCCCGGGCATATTTTGCGGAGGAGCGCTGGAGCCCCGAGTCCCCGCTCCTGGCTCCCCGGGTCCTCTTAGCCCTCATCTGCCGGAACTCGGAGCACTCCCTGCCCTACTTCCTCGGAACCATCGAGCGCCTCAACTACCCCAAGGACCGGATGGCTCTGTG GGTGGCGACGGATCACAACGAGGACAACACCACAGCCGTCCTGCGTGACTGGCTTGTCAAGGTGCAGAACCTTTACCATAATGTGGAATGGAGGCCCAAAGAGGAACCCAG ACGTTACACGGATGAAGAGGGTCCGAAGCAATGGACCGACCTCCGGTATGACCACGTCATGAAGCTCCGGCAAGTGGCGCTGGATTCAGCTCGTGAGATGTGGGCCGACTTCTTTATG TTGGCGGACTGCGATAACCTCCTCACCAATCCCGACACGGTCTGGAAGCTCATGCAAGAGAACAAGACCATCATCGCTCCCATGCTGGAATCCCGTGCGGCCTATTCAAACTTCTGGTGTGGCATGACTTCACAG ggcTACTATAAGCGCACGCCGGCCTACTTGCCCATGAGGAAGCGTGTGCGTAAGGGCTGCTTCGCCGTCCCCATGGTCCACTCCACCTTCCTGATCGACCTCAGGAAAGAGGCGTCCACTCAGCTGGCCTTTCACCCACCACACCCCGAATACAACTGGGCTTTTGATGACATAATCGTGTTTGCCTTCTCCGCTCGGATGGCAG ATGTTCAAATGTTCGTATGCAACAGAGAGACCTACGGATACTTCCCTGTGCCACTTCGATCCCACAACACTTTGCGAGATGAAGCCGACAGCTTCTTGCACTCTGTCCTGGAGGTGAATG TGCGCAATGCCCCAGTGAAGCCTTCCAAATTCATACGTGTTCCTACAAAACAACCTGACAAACTGGGATTTGACGAG GTGTTCATGATAAACCTGCCGAGGCGAACTGACCGTCGGGACCGAATGATGAGGACACTGTACGAGCAGGAGATCGCTTGTAAGGTCATTGCAGCTGTAGATGGAAA GGCGATGAATATCAGTGAAATTAATGCCATGGGCATCCACATGCTTCCTGGATACAGTGACCCTTATCACGGGCGCCCACTCACAAAAGGAGAGCTGGGATGTTTCCTTTCCCATCATAAAATCTGGAAAGAG ATCGCTGAGCGACGCTTACCCATCTCTCTGGTGATTGAAGACGACCTGCGATTTGAAATCTTCTTCAAACGTCGCCTGATGAACTTGATGAGCGAGGTGCAGGATGAAGGACTGGACTGGGATCTCAT TTATATCGGTCGTAAGAGAATGCAAGTGGATCACCCGGAGAAAGCGGTGCCCAACATTCACAACATAGTGGAGGCAGACTATTCATATTGGACGCTGGGTTATATGATATCGCTACAAGGTGCAGAGAAGCTTTTGAAAGCAGAACCTCTAAAGAGGATTTTGCCGGTGGATGAGTTTCTCCCTATCATGTTCGACAAACACCCTGT GTCTGATTACATGGAGCAGTTTGAAAGCAGGGACCTGAAGGCATTCTCCGCAGAGCCCCTCCTGGTGTATCCGACGCACTACACGGGCGACAGTGGCTACATCAGCGACACGGAGACCTCCACGGTGTGGGACAACGACAAGGTCCGCACAGACTGGGACAGGGCGCGCTCAGGGAAAACCGGGGAGCAGGCTGAGATCAGCACCGAGGCCCAGAACTCGGATGTGCTCCAGTCTCCTCTGGACAGCGCAGCACGGGACGAGCTATGA